From the Helianthus annuus cultivar XRQ/B chromosome 17, HanXRQr2.0-SUNRISE, whole genome shotgun sequence genome, the window ATGGTTGATGCTAGGTACAAGGTAACACAACATTAAGGCCATTAGAGAACATTTGGTCAAATTTACTGGCTATGCCCCTGCAACAGTCCttcatgatgatgaagaggatgatgccaaaaagggagAGAAAGATTCATTGAGAAAGTTACAGCCTGATTCAAAAACAAAATCAAGACCAAAGGTGCAACAAAAGCCAGAGTCTGCTCAACAAGAATCTTCTGCAAAAGCATCATAGGCTGGAAAACAAAAAGGGATTGATGAGACCCTGAACAAGAAAGCTGAAGAGATTGCTTTGGAAAAGCAGAAGCAACAAGATACAAAGGAATCTAAAGCTTCCAGTTTGATTAAGAAAGAACAGGATGAGCAGAAGAAAAAGGAGAATATTGGCACTTCACAAAGGAGGAAGTCTTCAAGAAGTGTAAGAAAGCCAAGAGCCATCCCTTCTAAAACCTCTACTGAACCTGCTAAAACTGTATCCTCTACTAAATACAAAACCACTACTGAACCCAAAACGTCCGAACCTAAAGCCAAACCTTCACCACAAAAACCCTTACCACAACAACCACCACTAAAGAAGCAAAAGAAAgcttcaccaccaccatcaccaatcCACCCAACAGATGCTAGTACAACaaatgtatcagcagatgttagCCAAACCACTGCTGATtcaccagttgtttcagcagctTTTAGCCAAACTTCTGCCATAGTCATTTTCTCTACACCACCAATCACTCAACCACCTCCATCATCAATCCACCCAACAGATACTGGTATAACAAATGTATCAGCAGATATAAGGCAAACCACTGTTGAtacaccagttgtttcagcacATGTAAGCCAAACCTCTGCCATGGTCATTTTATCTACACCACAAATCAGTCAACCACCTCCCACACCACACAGATTTCCCACACATCCATCTTCATCACCAAAACTTACATCATCACCAAAAGTCAGGGGAACATGCAAAAGAAAAGTTTTTGTAGTGCaagaagatgatgaggagatTAAATCACCAATCCCCTTATCATCTGTCCCCACTCAAACCACACCACTTTCACCATTTCCATCAAAATCCACTGCACCTCTACTAGCTGCTACACTATCATCAATCATTCCCTTGGCTACTCAGTATCCTCTGGAAGTTCAAACTGTCAAATGTGAAACTGAATCATTTTTCATAATATAGGATGCATCACAAAGATCATTCCCATCTATTTATGGTTATAGACAACCTAGAAATTTAGATGATTATCTAAAGATGAAAGCAAAATAGGCTGAGTACATTGCAAGAGAGAACATCAAGGGATGGATGACAGGAAGTTTCAGGGTCTCTTGTCACATGAGCTTAGCAAAGTTGGCAAACTTGAAGACTACACTAAGGACTTGAGCAAATCCATGTCAGAGAAGGAAATCTCTGCTGAGCTAGACAAGGAACTAAGGGAAGATTACATTGAACACATCATGCGTTACAAACCATACAAGGCAACCAGAGCTTAATTTAAAGACTGGTCATCAGATGCTCTCAGAGAAGAGATTGAAAGAATCACCAAAATGCTCAATGATCCTTCAGTGAAGCCTACTCCACCTGATTAGAATAAAGGCAAACAAGTTAATCCAGATAAGGCATTGAAGCTTAAaagaatgagagcagagcttgtggCTGCAAGTTATGGTACTGCTAAATCCATTTACAGATGGTCTGAACTAGAGATAGTTGAGACCTACAAAAGCCTGGAAGAACTCAGAGCCAAAGATCCTTCAGTTCCCCAAAAGCCAGCATATCCTCTAACAGCTGCCATCCCTCAACAGACCCAAACTTTCAAAAAGCTACCCTCAACATCTGCTTTATCAATAGCTGCCTTAAGACAAGTAAAAAGGCAAAAGCCGACTGAAGAGGATGATGAGCAGAAGTTTGAAAGAATCAGAAAAGAGGGAATTAGATGCCAGCTTGGTTTTCACACAGATGCTGCTGCTGACAAACTATCTGCCAAACTAAGGTGAACAGTTGAAAAGCTTGT encodes:
- the LOC110919993 gene encoding endochitinase A-like translates to MTSMETSMTEIKEMMKQMLEHSQSQPNTQQIANELWNSVQPILQAQRNLAEINHNTHMELIRNMVDARYKAGKQKGIDETLNKKAEEIALEKQKQQDTKESKASSLIKKEQDEQKKKENIGTSQRRKSSRSVRKPRAIPSKTSTEPAKTVSSTKYKTTTEPKTSEPKAKPSPQKPLPQQPPLKKQKKASPPPSPIHPTDASTTNVSADVSQTTADSPVVSAAFSQTSAIVIFSTPPITQPPPSSIHPTDTGITNVSADIRQTTVDTPVVSAHVSQTSAMVILSTPQISQPPPTPHRFPTHPSSSPKLTSSPKVRGTCKRKVFVVQEDDEEIKSPIPLSSVPTQTTPLSPFPSKSTAPLLAATLSSIIPLATQYPLEVQTVKCETESFFII